A genomic window from Bacteroidota bacterium includes:
- the trpS gene encoding tryptophan--tRNA ligase — translation MARILTGVQSTGVPHLGNLLGAIEPAIAMANDPKNESFLFIADLHSLTQIKDKEELSENTYGVAAAWLAMGLNTEHTVFYRQSDVPETTELSWYLSCYFPYQRLTLAHSFKDKADRLSDVNSGLFSYPMLMAADILLYDANFVPVGKDQLQHLEMTRDVASRFNHLMGDTFVIPDAKISEESKYVPGTDGSKMSKSKNNLINIFLPKKQLKKQVMGIQTDSTPLEDPKNPDTCNVFAIYSLLADNDQIEEMKANYKGGNYGYGHAKTALLNLILEKYAEPREKFDYFMNNKQELDSILENGAIKARAISSDVMRRVRTKIGFK, via the coding sequence ATGGCAAGAATACTAACGGGAGTTCAAAGTACCGGTGTTCCTCATCTTGGGAACCTATTGGGGGCTATTGAACCTGCAATCGCAATGGCAAATGATCCTAAAAACGAATCATTTTTGTTCATTGCCGATTTGCACTCTCTAACCCAAATAAAGGATAAGGAGGAATTAAGCGAAAACACTTATGGAGTTGCCGCAGCCTGGCTTGCCATGGGCTTAAATACAGAACATACAGTTTTTTACCGTCAGAGCGATGTGCCTGAAACCACAGAGCTGTCATGGTACCTGAGTTGCTATTTCCCATATCAGCGATTAACATTAGCACATTCATTTAAAGATAAAGCAGACAGACTTTCTGATGTAAATTCAGGATTGTTTTCTTATCCTATGCTAATGGCTGCAGATATATTGCTTTACGATGCAAACTTTGTACCTGTTGGTAAAGATCAGCTACAACATTTGGAAATGACCCGTGATGTTGCCTCTAGATTTAACCACCTTATGGGTGACACATTTGTAATTCCGGATGCTAAAATCAGTGAAGAATCAAAATATGTTCCAGGTACCGATGGAAGCAAGATGAGCAAATCAAAAAATAACCTGATCAACATTTTCTTACCTAAGAAACAGTTAAAGAAACAGGTTATGGGAATACAAACAGACAGTACTCCGCTCGAAGATCCGAAAAACCCTGATACCTGCAATGTATTTGCTATATACTCCCTTTTGGCTGACAATGATCAGATTGAAGAGATGAAAGCTAATTACAAAGGAGGTAATTACGGTTACGGACACGCAAAAACAGCTTTACTAAACCTGATTTTGGAAAAATATGCCGAACCAAGAGAAAAGTTTGATTATTTTATGAATAATAAACAGGAATTGGATTCTATTTTGGAGAATGGTGCTATCAAAGCACGTGCTATTAGCTCCGACGTGATGAGAAGAGTAAGAACTAAGATAGGGTTTAAATAA